A region of Tolypothrix sp. NIES-4075 DNA encodes the following proteins:
- a CDS encoding dynamin family protein: protein MEAEKLDRFQKYGESILRKIDSVPQQPSKQEDWVPASLDECLIHLREAAQKTVQLATSSVKIGVMGEFSSGKTLLLGSLIGYADALPISENPTTGNVTAIHLKPQEDFATTQVGNFTVEYLTHDEVNECLRFMLGEANRRTIAAGLSAIPQEKLKAQNDILSWCEQAWNNSKNLELRYLLRELVLFVRAYNCYGAAMCGRRYDIDATTARDGLTLAEQPMAIQTLNFEDLPPTHIRLPNAPQRLPAKLLQNSFPLIRRVNIEVKISKDIWDVSGNNGTSEFILLDFPGLGAANSGVRDTFLSLRELAEVQTILVLLNGKSPGSDRANKIFTMMQQQRPGQDLKDLILVGVGRFDQLPLESEGGERELDSLIDDNADNPLKESSVCQKLKVLQTTLDGASAFTTQKERIILLSPLLGLADLAKRSSKVKAGSSEFLANLDYPDYLDRSKRLQQKWGSLSERLLESDSRSHLGRQLSYFAQDGGISKLRELIQTHVATHGFKQLYEDTRRAANALHQQQQNLKNILTEIQEQGIPMAESQSFLDLRFAVETLDKTYRKFQKELGKEPLKDKRGVTVSEVVKDELTYRILNWSQWTLLFNKASNGMISLTESKGAAGKLFDRANKVNSSLPTKSDDFYPAFEKTIKELEEFARDRLSQAVVDSLSKLSNQIAKERDRLREILHPKQEQDIQEKFGDEEADLFYKLLLGCDPNQWKEAIISEVSSKDKTSVPANMFPLARQDDKHNIGQIFDWAPERSQSNPRTANHQLLVLRLRDEITASASLHLVQYVSEVNQQVNAELEGILDQIVPCLQNISKKEALLRYIATEESQINAEIPTWLQIVLDIANFESNSI from the coding sequence ATGGAAGCAGAAAAACTGGATCGTTTTCAAAAGTATGGTGAATCGATTCTCCGGAAGATAGACTCAGTACCCCAGCAGCCTTCAAAACAAGAAGATTGGGTTCCAGCTAGCCTAGATGAGTGTCTGATTCACCTGCGGGAAGCGGCACAGAAAACTGTACAACTTGCTACATCAAGTGTGAAAATCGGTGTGATGGGTGAATTCAGCAGTGGAAAAACTTTGCTTTTAGGCAGTTTGATCGGTTACGCAGATGCTTTACCAATTAGTGAAAACCCCACTACAGGCAATGTTACCGCCATTCACCTGAAACCGCAAGAAGACTTTGCAACTACGCAGGTTGGCAATTTTACTGTCGAGTATTTGACTCACGACGAGGTGAATGAGTGCTTGCGCTTCATGTTGGGGGAAGCGAATCGAAGAACAATAGCTGCGGGATTGTCTGCGATACCCCAAGAAAAGCTAAAAGCTCAAAACGATATCCTTAGCTGGTGTGAACAAGCGTGGAACAACAGTAAAAACTTAGAGTTGCGTTATCTGTTGCGCGAGTTGGTATTGTTTGTTCGCGCTTATAATTGTTATGGTGCGGCTATGTGTGGCAGACGCTACGATATTGATGCTACCACCGCTCGTGATGGGCTGACGCTAGCCGAGCAACCGATGGCAATTCAGACTCTCAACTTTGAAGATTTACCCCCAACACATATTAGATTACCAAATGCACCTCAAAGATTGCCAGCAAAGTTATTACAAAATAGCTTTCCGTTGATTCGTCGTGTAAATATTGAGGTAAAAATATCAAAAGATATTTGGGATGTTTCCGGAAACAATGGAACATCAGAGTTTATTTTGTTAGATTTTCCCGGATTGGGTGCTGCTAATTCGGGGGTGAGAGATACATTTTTGTCATTGCGAGAATTGGCAGAAGTGCAGACAATTTTAGTGTTGCTAAATGGCAAATCTCCGGGAAGCGATCGCGCTAACAAAATATTCACGATGATGCAGCAACAGCGTCCAGGACAAGACCTGAAAGATTTAATTTTAGTAGGGGTAGGACGCTTCGATCAACTACCTTTAGAAAGTGAAGGTGGCGAAAGAGAACTTGATAGCTTAATTGACGATAATGCAGATAATCCTTTAAAAGAAAGCAGCGTTTGCCAAAAACTCAAAGTTTTGCAAACAACTCTTGACGGTGCATCAGCATTTACCACCCAAAAAGAGCGAATTATTCTACTATCGCCATTGTTAGGATTAGCTGATTTAGCCAAACGTTCTAGTAAAGTGAAAGCTGGTTCATCAGAGTTTTTAGCTAACTTAGATTATCCTGATTATTTAGATCGCTCTAAGCGATTGCAACAAAAATGGGGAAGTTTAAGCGAACGTTTGTTAGAATCTGATTCCCGCAGTCATCTAGGCAGACAATTGAGTTACTTTGCTCAAGATGGCGGTATTAGTAAACTGCGAGAATTGATTCAAACCCACGTAGCAACTCACGGTTTCAAGCAACTTTATGAAGACACTCGTCGAGCCGCTAATGCTTTGCATCAACAACAACAAAACCTGAAAAACATCTTAACAGAAATTCAGGAACAAGGCATACCAATGGCAGAAAGTCAATCTTTTCTGGACTTACGCTTTGCCGTTGAAACTTTAGATAAAACCTACAGAAAATTCCAAAAAGAATTAGGTAAAGAACCACTCAAAGACAAACGAGGAGTTACAGTTAGTGAAGTAGTCAAGGATGAGCTAACTTATAGAATCCTTAATTGGAGTCAGTGGACTTTGCTTTTCAACAAAGCAAGCAATGGAATGATATCACTAACAGAATCAAAAGGCGCAGCGGGTAAATTATTTGATAGAGCAAATAAAGTTAATAGTTCCCTTCCAACCAAAAGCGATGATTTTTATCCAGCATTTGAAAAGACAATTAAAGAACTAGAAGAATTTGCACGCGATCGCCTGAGTCAAGCTGTTGTAGACTCATTAAGTAAGTTATCAAACCAGATAGCCAAAGAACGCGATCGCTTGCGAGAAATTCTCCATCCCAAACAGGAACAAGATATTCAAGAAAAATTTGGTGATGAAGAAGCCGATTTATTTTACAAACTACTTTTAGGATGCGATCCCAATCAATGGAAAGAAGCTATAATTTCCGAAGTCAGTAGCAAAGATAAAACCAGCGTCCCAGCTAACATGTTTCCCCTAGCGCGTCAAGATGATAAACACAACATTGGACAAATCTTTGATTGGGCACCAGAAAGAAGCCAAAGTAACCCCAGAACCGCTAACCACCAACTTTTAGTGCTGCGACTGCGAGATGAAATTACTGCTAGTGCCAGTTTACATCTTGTGCAGTATGTTAGTGAAGTGAATCAGCAAGTTAATGCGGAATTAGAAGGAATTTTGGATCAGATTGTTCCTTGTTTGCAAAATATTTCTAAAAAGGAAGCGTTGTTAAGATATATTGCAACGGAAGAATCGCAAATCAATGCGGAAATTCCTACTTGGTTGCAGATTGTTTTAGATATTGCTAACTTTGAAAGCAATTCGATTTGA
- a CDS encoding virulence factor SrfB has protein sequence MNFFQSNNNSVKEFTELLTMNFEQLNKTEKPKKRFPGWFAVDFGTSNSTVTLFDPIEVPIAEVLPREQELRLRDRLAQWLSSPAAIALPDISASDWDKFIAEISKNLEIEPSQLSEVFESDNKERFLEAIRQIELCLGTSDRFRRAVSKKLYQIYHEVFRVPTLESQNLIPVVLDIDRRDTEIPSELEVSSLTALKLKMGREARDNRKKAIAQGTSGSLKEIISKFHHSPKRYFGQERSFGVILDGEETTITVNQLIQAAWGHLVELTEDYRQRARRKFSEGDLLTAVVTYPTVAPPVIRKEIKELVEQLGIDDVQTAYDEAVSVAIFFLWREFGGNLNIGIESFKTRCHQEKNKWSQNVLVLDIGGGTTDLALIELTLEDKTPFFADNEDRGLGGRYYRLTPKLLGSSGHLQLGGELITLRIFRLLKVAIADSLLTAVTLGALESDKLEDLINSELNERFLEQGKFKSGSLLKCVDKENPEGDAAYKDALDTAEKVLPTRWQQAPQRLQTFYALWEHAEAAKLKLGQKSPVDGSTLTFSISEQQISELLTQSSIKFNIQNAQNINVTLDSQQFERTATTAIKEAIGIAKGLMESRLLSSGQKVDWLILSGKTCNLNLVQQEIYQEFSKSQYFVWNPERITFVLEFTKLATSAGACYAEKLRRLRFDPEESKQLLRKGANQLEIDVKNLFYYLPCNFKRKTQSNELLPIFKAGQELYQLAAGESVAKVRTNWQGIQLSNIIYRQDYEDGDLRLWGSFDGKTLMEKLKIEEPEFLKKIKVQFEIDQTLQFNVLLCRGNPHYLIDVPGIDVGIAILAHFPTAESSKLFSDGKLNWNIAIERPHKKLNNGDIAVNVIESATVDQPDAYHLVFVAESNDTKSLKEFRYVRDRLQDTGTGLISKPLPPFPQTGQHTFYIYQTDTQTNTKKWIRIGSLSKPELTTDYPCQYHVTLDDKGILRMHAGEIPYWTSTNEECLKQEGCVFRAELELQPNEVDKERDPFCGIH, from the coding sequence ATGAACTTTTTCCAATCCAACAATAACAGCGTCAAAGAATTTACCGAATTATTAACAATGAATTTTGAACAACTTAACAAAACCGAGAAACCAAAAAAAAGATTTCCCGGATGGTTTGCGGTTGATTTCGGCACATCAAATTCTACGGTTACATTATTCGATCCGATTGAAGTTCCTATCGCGGAAGTTCTGCCGAGAGAACAAGAGTTACGTTTGCGCGATCGCTTGGCACAATGGTTGAGTTCTCCAGCTGCAATTGCTTTACCAGATATCAGCGCGAGTGATTGGGATAAGTTCATTGCGGAAATTAGCAAAAATCTGGAAATAGAACCAAGTCAGTTAAGTGAAGTTTTTGAAAGTGATAATAAAGAGCGATTTTTAGAAGCGATTCGCCAAATTGAATTATGTTTAGGAACAAGCGATCGCTTTCGTCGTGCTGTCAGCAAAAAACTTTATCAAATATATCATGAAGTGTTCCGCGTTCCTACTCTAGAATCGCAAAATCTCATCCCGGTAGTGTTAGATATTGACCGTCGTGATACAGAAATTCCTAGTGAGTTGGAAGTTTCTAGTTTGACTGCTTTAAAACTGAAGATGGGGAGAGAAGCTAGAGATAACAGAAAAAAGGCGATCGCTCAAGGAACTAGCGGTTCTTTGAAGGAAATTATTAGCAAGTTTCATCACTCACCTAAAAGATATTTCGGTCAAGAACGGTCTTTTGGTGTTATTTTAGATGGCGAAGAAACTACAATTACAGTTAACCAATTAATCCAAGCAGCTTGGGGGCATCTTGTTGAGTTAACTGAAGATTATCGACAACGGGCACGACGCAAATTTTCGGAAGGGGATTTGTTGACAGCGGTTGTGACTTATCCAACTGTTGCCCCACCAGTTATTCGCAAGGAAATTAAAGAACTTGTGGAACAACTTGGTATTGATGATGTGCAAACAGCTTATGATGAAGCTGTTTCGGTCGCGATATTCTTTTTGTGGCGAGAATTTGGCGGTAATTTGAATATTGGAATTGAATCTTTTAAAACTCGCTGTCATCAAGAAAAGAATAAATGGTCGCAAAATGTGCTGGTTTTGGATATTGGTGGGGGAACAACTGATTTAGCTTTAATTGAATTAACTTTAGAAGATAAAACTCCCTTTTTTGCGGATAATGAAGATAGAGGACTTGGGGGACGCTACTATAGACTTACTCCCAAGCTGTTAGGTTCGTCCGGTCATTTGCAGTTAGGTGGAGAGTTAATTACACTGCGAATATTTCGCCTTTTAAAAGTAGCGATCGCTGATTCTTTACTAACAGCAGTTACTCTCGGTGCTTTAGAAAGCGATAAATTAGAAGATTTAATTAATTCAGAATTAAATGAGCGCTTTTTAGAACAAGGAAAATTTAAAAGTGGCAGTCTTTTAAAATGCGTAGACAAAGAAAATCCCGAAGGTGACGCAGCTTACAAAGATGCTTTAGATACTGCCGAAAAAGTACTACCTACTCGTTGGCAACAAGCACCCCAACGTTTACAAACATTTTACGCACTTTGGGAACATGCAGAAGCTGCCAAACTGAAATTAGGACAAAAATCGCCAGTAGACGGTTCTACTTTAACCTTCAGTATTTCGGAGCAACAGATTTCTGAATTGCTAACTCAAAGTAGCATTAAATTCAATATTCAAAATGCTCAAAATATTAACGTTACCTTAGACAGTCAACAATTTGAAAGAACCGCAACTACAGCAATTAAAGAAGCAATTGGTATCGCAAAAGGATTAATGGAAAGTCGCTTGCTAAGTAGCGGACAAAAAGTTGATTGGTTAATTTTATCTGGTAAAACTTGCAATCTTAATTTAGTGCAGCAAGAAATTTACCAGGAATTTAGTAAATCACAATATTTTGTCTGGAATCCAGAGCGAATTACCTTTGTTTTAGAGTTTACTAAATTAGCTACCTCTGCCGGTGCTTGCTACGCTGAAAAATTGCGAAGACTCAGATTCGATCCAGAAGAATCTAAACAATTGCTGCGTAAGGGAGCAAACCAACTAGAAATAGATGTGAAAAATTTATTTTATTATTTACCTTGCAACTTCAAACGCAAAACTCAAAGCAACGAATTGCTACCAATATTTAAAGCTGGACAAGAACTTTATCAACTAGCTGCGGGGGAATCTGTAGCGAAAGTTCGCACCAATTGGCAAGGGATACAATTAAGCAACATCATCTATCGTCAAGATTATGAAGATGGAGATTTGCGGCTTTGGGGTAGCTTTGATGGCAAAACTTTGATGGAGAAATTGAAGATAGAAGAACCAGAATTTCTCAAAAAAATTAAAGTTCAATTTGAAATTGACCAAACACTACAATTTAACGTCTTGCTGTGTCGAGGAAATCCTCATTATTTAATTGATGTTCCTGGTATTGATGTGGGGATAGCAATCTTAGCACACTTCCCCACAGCCGAAAGCTCAAAGCTATTTTCTGATGGTAAATTGAATTGGAATATTGCGATTGAACGTCCCCATAAAAAGCTGAATAATGGTGATATTGCTGTCAATGTTATCGAGTCAGCAACAGTCGATCAACCAGATGCTTATCATCTAGTATTTGTGGCAGAAAGTAATGATACTAAATCTCTCAAAGAATTTCGTTATGTACGCGATCGCTTACAAGATACAGGAACCGGCTTAATCAGTAAACCCTTACCTCCCTTTCCCCAAACAGGTCAGCACACCTTCTATATTTATCAAACAGATACCCAAACAAACACCAAAAAATGGATCAGAATTGGTTCACTCAGCAAACCAGAATTAACAACAGATTATCCTTGTCAATATCATGTCACACTTGATGACAAAGGTATTCTCCGGATGCACGCTGGTGAAATACCTTACTGGACATCAACAAATGAAGAATGTCTCAAACAAGAAGGATGTGTTTTTCGCGCTGAATTAGAATTGCAACCGAACGAAGTTGATAAAGAACGCGATCCATTTTGCGGCATTCATTAA
- a CDS encoding glutathione S-transferase family protein codes for MKEENLNKKKGKSLPPKLIIKLGKFVWTTLWHMMMSKLAPRNKSGEYIRPNSQFRSFVGKEDGNLYQPATGRYHLYVGMSCPWAHRTLVVRSLKGLEDVISVSIVSPSPIEGGWVFNEEEQNCRTLAQLYELAAPNYTGRSTVPVLWDKETKTIVNNESAEIIVMLNSEFNDFAKNPTLNLYPEELKEKIDWWNEKIYHSVNNGVYRCGFAQTQEAYNQVCDELFAILDEIDAALSTSRYLCGDNVTLADVRLFTTLFRFDSAYYGLFKCNRRRIQDYHNLGAYLRDMYQLPGIADTCDVESVKQDYYGNLFPLNPGSIIPAGPDMSSLLEPHNRSTVGAAK; via the coding sequence ATGAAAGAGGAAAATTTAAATAAGAAAAAGGGGAAATCTCTCCCCCCGAAGCTGATTATTAAGCTCGGAAAGTTTGTCTGGACGACTCTTTGGCATATGATGATGTCGAAACTCGCACCACGCAATAAGTCGGGAGAGTATATTCGTCCTAACAGTCAGTTTAGAAGTTTTGTTGGCAAAGAAGACGGAAATTTGTACCAACCAGCAACAGGACGTTACCATCTTTATGTTGGCATGAGTTGCCCTTGGGCGCATCGAACTTTGGTAGTGCGATCGCTTAAAGGACTTGAAGATGTAATATCAGTATCTATCGTCTCTCCTTCACCGATTGAAGGTGGTTGGGTGTTCAACGAAGAAGAACAAAATTGTCGCACACTTGCTCAATTGTATGAGCTAGCTGCACCAAATTACACCGGACGCTCTACAGTTCCGGTGTTGTGGGACAAAGAAACGAAAACTATCGTTAACAATGAGAGTGCAGAGATTATTGTCATGCTGAACTCTGAATTTAACGACTTTGCCAAAAATCCCACACTAAATCTTTATCCAGAGGAATTAAAAGAAAAAATTGATTGGTGGAATGAGAAGATTTATCACTCAGTTAATAACGGGGTGTATCGTTGCGGTTTTGCCCAAACTCAAGAAGCTTACAATCAAGTTTGTGATGAATTGTTCGCTATTTTGGATGAGATTGACGCAGCACTTTCAACAAGTCGATATCTTTGCGGTGATAATGTCACGTTAGCGGATGTTCGTTTATTTACAACATTATTCCGCTTTGATAGCGCGTATTACGGTTTGTTTAAGTGCAATCGCCGACGAATTCAAGATTATCATAATTTGGGGGCTTATTTACGTGATATGTATCAGCTTCCCGGTATTGCTGACACCTGCGATGTGGAAAGTGTGAAGCAAGACTATTATGGCAATCTTTTTCCGCTCAATCCTGGTAGCATTATTCCTGCTGGTCCTGATATGTCGTCTTTGTTGGAACCACACAATCGCAGTACTGTTGGTGCAGCTAAGTAA
- a CDS encoding Hsp20/alpha crystallin family protein, with protein sequence MLVRYNPWQELNTLERQINRMFADTKVPSAVFEKGLVIPAAELEETSDALLLKIEVPGMNPNDLDVQVTENAVHISGERKSETKTDDKGRTVTEFQYGKFQRVIPLPARIQNTNVKAEYKDGILNLTLPKTEQEKNKVVKVNLEQNSAG encoded by the coding sequence ATGTTAGTTCGTTACAACCCCTGGCAAGAACTCAATACCTTAGAACGTCAAATTAACCGCATGTTTGCAGATACCAAAGTACCCTCCGCAGTGTTTGAAAAAGGATTAGTCATTCCTGCTGCTGAGTTGGAAGAAACATCAGATGCGCTTCTTTTGAAAATAGAAGTTCCGGGAATGAACCCTAACGATTTGGATGTGCAAGTCACAGAAAATGCAGTTCACATCAGCGGTGAGCGCAAATCAGAAACCAAAACTGATGACAAAGGTCGTACTGTGACCGAATTCCAATATGGCAAATTCCAGCGCGTAATTCCTTTACCTGCTCGCATTCAAAATACTAATGTTAAGGCAGAATACAAAGATGGTATTTTGAATCTGACACTGCCGAAAACCGAACAAGAAAAGAACAAAGTCGTCAAAGTTAACTTAGAGCAAAATTCTGCTGGTTAA